A window of the Cystobacter fuscus genome harbors these coding sequences:
- a CDS encoding trifunctional serine/threonine-protein kinase/ATP-binding protein/sensor histidine kinase — MFPLVGYALNHLLHRSERSSIYSAYRTSDGAAVILKLLGDEYPSAEAVTRLRREYELARVASGHGGVGILGLEPVQSSWAIVMEDRGARALSARLGARRLPLEEALWLGARIATALAALHGRHIVHKDLNPSNIIVSPTLDEVWLIDFGLSTMISRENPSLQSPNVLEGTLRYLSPEQTGRMNRAVDHRADLYSLGITLYELLLGHVPFQAADAVEFVHLHIAQRPVPPHEVDPTIPRTVSDVVMKLLAKTAEERYQSALGVKADLELCLAHLGAPGGEPPDFSPGHQDVSNRFLLPQRLYGREAEVAVLLETFERAAHGRAELLLVAGSSGVGKSALVQELHKPVVRRHGTFASGKFDQLQRDIPYASLVQAFTDIVRQLLTEKPERLEHWRQRLTQALGGSGQVLLDVVPDLERIVGPQPSTPGLPPTETQLRFHLVFQRFAQALATENHPLVLFLDDLQWADRPSLNLLQTLLTDPDCRHLLIIGAYRDNEVDGTHPLRMMLEAPGVEGTRLTSLTLAPLGLAHVEQLVGDTLHCEPERARPLARLAHERTEGNPFFLGQWLRILYEETLIDFDPKRFTWKWDLQSIRERGITANVVELMSRSIQRLPSSTQEVLQLAACLGARFDLATLAIVRQSPTAQLATELHQAIEVGLVLPVDERWKRTEQEGSQDTTYKFLHDRVQQAAYALIPEEQRAALHLRIGRLLLAATPEEQRDDRLFDIVHQLNRGLGIEHSPEERYETARLNLLAGRKARNSAAFEPALRFFTAGIALLPGDAWEKHHELSFELHAEAMDAEFANARLERSQAISELLLARARTPLEKIRVYETLAHFAIIRNEPQQSVEHGYRAMEMLGVNLPRNISMPELLAQVQAMRELLAAKTDRDLLEMPLTHEPQWLAVSRIGMMLATPLFNTQPTLSLAVQLEALQLCLRHGRSPEMPYFLGSIGMALAVFLGDLDAATRCGRLVLQFPTHADSKRYKAKLLQLVAGFTHWKTHWRASDPLLLESTQLAQESGEFEFMAHGAARLSMRIVYQGDPLDMVLHEQERNLALVNRYELKYATLVIRIAMQACLNLMGRAVEPTRLVGAVFHEDQLSQIRTNQNAHMESLIYVQKLMLECFFRQAETRVAEDAESYIQSSLGTVSFVIFHYYSALVWLLRCRTAPPEEQERLLEKVEQNQRKMKHWADHGPMNLLHRYQLVEAERARLRGDTVAASHLYEEAAANALKNRYLNDVALAHELAGEFYLSLGRERLARDCLLDAANAYRRWGAEAKVADLEQRYPQVFTRRADANPSSSEAPSHSSRGSTSALDASTVLKAAQALSGELVLERLVDTLMRFAIENAGAQRGLLLMERHGRLAIVAERSLSGPASAPLPAPFEGDERLSSAIVHYVVRTGESVVLDNAAAEGRFTTDTYVVQHAARSVLCAPLVTQGKRVALLYLENHLTDGAFTADRLEVLRTLLAQAALSLQNALLYDQLEDYSRTLEQKVEQRTHELQTKNEELGQTLRQLRDTQQQLVAQEKLASLGSITAGIAHELKNPLNFINNFSELLGELTEDLSTSLDSQRYRMEPGIHEDMSSTLATMRQNTQKIHEHGQRANQIINGMLLHSRAAASEREPSDLNAVLAESLTLLQHGLRSGVREITPEVHVNYDASLGAVELVRSELSRVFINLVANASHALRQKKLALGMTFTPRLDITTRNLGEHVEVRIRDNGTGIPAAHLNRVFDPFFTTKPPGEGTGLGLSISHDIIVGTHQGSLRLESREGEFTEAIIELPHHPLTRTNGLEMKKAPTY, encoded by the coding sequence ATGTTCCCGCTCGTTGGTTATGCCCTGAACCACCTCTTGCACCGCAGCGAGCGCTCGAGCATCTACAGTGCCTATCGGACGAGCGATGGGGCCGCCGTCATCCTCAAACTGCTGGGTGACGAGTACCCCAGCGCCGAGGCCGTGACCCGTTTGCGGCGCGAGTATGAGCTCGCCCGCGTGGCCTCGGGACACGGCGGCGTGGGCATCCTCGGCCTGGAGCCGGTACAAAGCAGCTGGGCCATCGTCATGGAGGATCGGGGCGCCCGGGCACTCAGTGCGCGGCTCGGCGCACGCCGCCTGCCCCTGGAGGAAGCGCTCTGGCTCGGCGCGCGCATCGCCACCGCGCTCGCCGCCCTCCACGGACGGCACATCGTCCACAAGGATCTCAATCCCTCCAACATCATCGTCTCGCCCACTCTCGACGAGGTGTGGCTCATCGACTTCGGGCTCTCGACGATGATCTCGCGCGAGAACCCCAGCCTGCAGAGTCCCAACGTGCTCGAGGGCACCCTGCGCTACCTCTCCCCCGAGCAAACCGGGCGGATGAACCGCGCCGTCGACCACCGCGCGGACCTGTACTCGCTGGGCATCACCCTCTACGAGCTGCTCCTGGGCCACGTGCCCTTCCAGGCGGCGGACGCGGTGGAGTTCGTCCACCTGCACATCGCCCAGCGGCCCGTACCACCCCACGAGGTGGACCCGACCATTCCGCGTACCGTCTCGGACGTGGTGATGAAGCTGCTGGCCAAGACGGCCGAGGAGCGCTACCAGAGTGCCCTGGGCGTCAAAGCGGACCTGGAGCTGTGCCTCGCGCATCTGGGCGCGCCCGGAGGTGAGCCCCCAGACTTCTCGCCCGGACACCAGGATGTCTCCAACCGCTTCCTCTTGCCCCAAAGGCTCTACGGCCGCGAAGCCGAGGTGGCCGTGCTCCTGGAGACGTTCGAGCGCGCCGCGCACGGCCGAGCCGAGCTGCTGCTGGTGGCGGGCTCCTCGGGGGTGGGCAAGAGCGCACTCGTCCAGGAGCTCCACAAGCCGGTGGTCCGGCGGCATGGCACCTTCGCCTCGGGCAAGTTCGATCAGCTCCAGCGCGACATCCCCTATGCCTCACTCGTCCAGGCCTTCACGGACATCGTGCGGCAACTGCTGACCGAGAAACCCGAGAGGTTGGAGCACTGGCGCCAACGGCTCACCCAGGCGCTCGGAGGGAGTGGTCAGGTGCTCCTCGATGTCGTTCCGGATCTCGAGCGCATCGTCGGCCCCCAGCCGTCCACCCCGGGCCTGCCCCCCACCGAGACCCAGCTGCGCTTCCACCTCGTCTTCCAACGCTTCGCCCAGGCGCTGGCCACCGAAAACCACCCCCTGGTGCTCTTCCTGGACGACCTCCAATGGGCGGACCGCCCCTCGCTCAATCTGCTCCAGACGCTCCTGACGGATCCGGACTGCCGCCATCTGCTCATCATCGGGGCCTATCGGGACAACGAGGTCGATGGAACCCACCCGCTGCGGATGATGCTGGAGGCACCTGGCGTGGAGGGAACCCGGCTCACCTCGCTGACGCTCGCACCGCTGGGGCTCGCCCACGTGGAGCAGCTCGTGGGGGACACGCTGCACTGCGAGCCAGAGCGAGCGCGGCCCCTGGCGCGACTGGCCCACGAGCGCACGGAGGGCAACCCGTTCTTCCTCGGCCAGTGGCTGCGCATCCTCTACGAGGAAACCCTCATCGACTTCGATCCGAAGCGCTTCACGTGGAAATGGGACCTCCAGTCCATCCGGGAGCGGGGCATCACCGCCAATGTCGTCGAGCTGATGAGCCGAAGCATCCAGCGACTGCCCTCCTCGACGCAGGAGGTGCTCCAGCTCGCGGCGTGCCTGGGCGCCCGCTTCGACCTGGCCACGCTCGCCATCGTGCGCCAGAGCCCCACCGCGCAACTGGCGACCGAGCTGCATCAAGCCATCGAAGTGGGGCTGGTGCTCCCCGTGGACGAGCGGTGGAAGCGCACCGAACAGGAGGGGAGCCAGGACACCACCTACAAGTTCCTGCACGATCGCGTCCAGCAGGCGGCCTACGCGCTCATCCCCGAGGAGCAACGCGCGGCCCTGCACCTGCGGATCGGCCGATTGCTGCTCGCGGCCACCCCAGAGGAGCAGCGCGACGACCGCCTCTTCGACATCGTCCACCAACTCAACCGGGGACTCGGTATCGAACACTCGCCCGAGGAGCGCTACGAGACGGCACGCCTCAACCTGCTCGCGGGCCGCAAGGCCAGGAACTCGGCGGCGTTCGAGCCCGCACTCCGCTTCTTCACCGCGGGCATCGCCCTTCTGCCAGGGGACGCGTGGGAGAAGCACCATGAGCTGAGCTTCGAGCTGCACGCCGAGGCGATGGATGCGGAGTTCGCCAACGCCCGCCTCGAGCGCAGCCAGGCCATCTCCGAGCTGCTGCTGGCGCGGGCGCGTACACCGCTCGAGAAGATCCGGGTCTACGAGACGCTGGCCCACTTCGCCATCATACGCAACGAGCCCCAGCAAAGCGTGGAGCATGGCTATCGCGCCATGGAGATGCTGGGGGTGAACCTCCCCAGGAACATCTCGATGCCGGAGCTCCTCGCACAGGTTCAGGCCATGCGCGAGCTGCTGGCGGCCAAGACGGATCGCGACCTGCTGGAAATGCCACTCACGCACGAGCCGCAGTGGCTGGCGGTCTCGCGCATCGGGATGATGCTGGCCACACCGCTCTTCAATACACAACCCACCCTGAGCCTGGCGGTCCAGCTCGAGGCGCTCCAGTTATGTCTGCGACATGGCCGGTCACCCGAGATGCCCTACTTTCTCGGCAGCATTGGAATGGCATTGGCGGTGTTCCTCGGGGACCTGGACGCCGCCACGAGGTGTGGGCGGCTGGTGTTGCAATTCCCCACGCACGCGGATTCGAAGCGGTACAAGGCGAAGCTCCTCCAGCTCGTCGCGGGCTTCACGCATTGGAAGACCCACTGGCGAGCGAGCGACCCACTCCTGCTCGAGAGTACGCAGCTCGCACAGGAGAGCGGTGAGTTCGAGTTCATGGCACACGGCGCCGCGCGCCTCAGCATGAGGATCGTCTACCAGGGAGATCCTCTGGACATGGTGCTTCATGAGCAGGAGCGCAATCTGGCACTCGTCAACCGCTACGAGCTGAAATATGCCACCCTGGTCATCCGCATCGCGATGCAGGCCTGCCTCAACCTCATGGGACGTGCGGTGGAGCCGACGCGGCTCGTTGGAGCGGTCTTCCACGAAGACCAGCTGTCCCAGATCCGCACGAACCAGAACGCCCACATGGAGTCGCTCATCTACGTCCAGAAGCTCATGCTGGAGTGCTTCTTCCGTCAGGCGGAGACCCGGGTGGCGGAGGACGCGGAGAGCTACATCCAGTCGTCGCTCGGCACGGTGTCGTTCGTGATCTTCCACTACTACAGCGCACTGGTATGGCTATTGCGATGTCGCACCGCGCCACCCGAGGAGCAGGAGCGACTTCTGGAGAAAGTGGAGCAGAACCAGAGGAAGATGAAGCACTGGGCGGACCACGGGCCCATGAACCTGCTGCACCGCTACCAACTCGTCGAGGCGGAGCGGGCCCGCCTGAGAGGAGACACGGTAGCCGCCAGCCACCTGTATGAGGAGGCCGCTGCCAATGCCTTGAAGAACCGCTACCTCAACGACGTGGCGCTCGCGCACGAACTCGCTGGGGAGTTCTACCTCTCGCTCGGGCGCGAGCGGCTCGCCCGCGACTGCCTGCTCGACGCGGCCAATGCCTACCGCCGCTGGGGAGCCGAGGCCAAGGTCGCCGACCTGGAGCAGCGCTACCCCCAGGTGTTCACCCGTCGGGCGGACGCCAACCCCTCCAGCTCCGAGGCCCCGAGCCACTCGAGCCGTGGCAGCACCTCCGCCCTCGACGCGTCCACGGTGCTCAAGGCGGCCCAGGCCCTCTCGGGGGAGCTCGTCCTCGAGCGGCTGGTCGACACGTTGATGCGGTTCGCCATCGAGAACGCGGGGGCCCAGCGCGGGCTGCTCCTCATGGAGCGGCACGGACGACTGGCGATCGTGGCCGAGCGCTCGCTGTCGGGCCCTGCCTCCGCCCCGCTCCCCGCACCGTTCGAGGGAGATGAACGATTGTCCTCGGCCATCGTCCACTACGTGGTCCGCACGGGCGAGAGCGTGGTGCTCGACAACGCCGCGGCCGAGGGCCGCTTCACCACCGACACCTATGTGGTCCAGCACGCCGCGCGCTCCGTGCTGTGTGCCCCCCTCGTCACCCAGGGCAAGCGCGTGGCCCTGCTCTACCTGGAGAACCACCTGACGGACGGAGCGTTCACCGCCGACCGGCTCGAGGTGCTGCGCACGCTCCTGGCCCAGGCGGCCCTCTCGCTGCAGAACGCGCTGCTCTATGATCAGCTGGAGGACTACAGCCGGACCCTCGAGCAGAAGGTGGAGCAGCGCACGCACGAACTCCAGACCAAGAACGAGGAGCTCGGCCAGACCCTGCGCCAGCTGCGTGACACCCAGCAGCAGCTCGTGGCCCAGGAGAAGCTCGCGTCACTGGGCTCGATCACCGCCGGTATCGCGCACGAGCTGAAGAACCCCCTCAACTTCATCAACAACTTCAGCGAGCTGCTGGGCGAGCTCACCGAGGACCTGAGCACGAGCCTCGACTCACAGCGATACCGGATGGAGCCAGGCATCCATGAGGACATGAGCAGCACGCTGGCGACGATGCGACAGAACACCCAGAAAATTCACGAGCACGGCCAGCGTGCCAACCAGATCATCAATGGCATGTTGCTCCACTCCCGCGCCGCCGCCAGTGAGCGGGAGCCCTCGGATCTCAACGCCGTGCTCGCCGAGAGTCTCACCCTCCTGCAGCACGGCCTGCGCAGCGGAGTCCGGGAGATCACCCCCGAAGTGCACGTGAACTACGACGCGAGCCTGGGCGCGGTGGAGCTGGTGCGCTCGGAGCTCAGCCGCGTGTTCATCAACCTGGTGGCCAACGCGAGCCATGCGCTGCGCCAGAAGAAGCTCGCGCTGGGCATGACCTTCACGCCCCGCCTGGACATCACCACCCGGAACCTGGGCGAGCACGTCGAGGTGCGCATCCGCGACAACGGCACCGGCATTCCCGCGGCCCACCTGAACCGGGTGTTCGACCCGTTCTTCACCACCAAGCCGCCCGGAGAGGGCACGGGACTGGGTCTGTCCATCAGCCACGACATCATCGTGGGGACCCACCAGGGCAGCCTGCGCCTGGAGTCTCGCGAAGGCGAGTTCACCGAGGCCATCATCGAGCTGCCCCACCACCCGCTGACCCGCACGAATGGGCTTGAAATGAAAAAAGCCCCCACATACTGA
- a CDS encoding ribonuclease HII: protein MSSVQDLLCCSVAELTERFVTQARSIPQGLLEALEADTRQGARALARRLRQQQGKNRSEGQRLRHLLRFETELWEQGHTHVAGVDEAGRGPLAGPVVAAAAILPRGWKLEGLDDSKKIADEARRDELAEAIKQGAVAWAVGQAEPEEIDRLNIRRASLLAMHRALQGLGIQPTFVLLDAFTIPECTLPQRGIIKGDALSLSIAAASVLAKTTRDRTMRELDMLYPGYGLAEHKGYPTASHVQAIRERGVLPIHRRSFAPVREALGLPVPPSPQGELFPGPDPI from the coding sequence ATGTCCAGCGTTCAAGATCTCCTGTGTTGTTCCGTGGCGGAGTTGACCGAGCGGTTCGTCACCCAAGCCCGTTCCATTCCCCAAGGACTGTTGGAGGCCCTGGAGGCGGACACCCGACAGGGCGCCCGCGCGCTCGCCCGCCGTCTGCGCCAGCAGCAGGGGAAGAACCGCTCGGAGGGCCAGCGCCTGCGCCACCTGCTGCGCTTCGAGACGGAGCTGTGGGAGCAGGGCCATACGCACGTGGCGGGCGTGGACGAGGCCGGCCGGGGCCCGCTCGCCGGACCCGTGGTGGCCGCGGCGGCCATCCTCCCGCGGGGCTGGAAGCTGGAGGGGCTGGACGACTCGAAGAAGATCGCCGACGAGGCCCGCCGGGATGAACTGGCGGAGGCCATCAAGCAGGGCGCGGTGGCGTGGGCCGTGGGCCAGGCGGAGCCCGAGGAGATCGATCGGCTCAACATCCGCCGGGCGAGCCTGCTCGCGATGCACCGCGCGCTCCAGGGCCTGGGCATCCAACCCACGTTCGTCCTGCTGGACGCCTTCACCATCCCCGAGTGCACGCTGCCCCAGCGCGGCATCATCAAGGGCGACGCCCTGTCGCTGAGCATCGCGGCGGCGTCGGTGCTGGCGAAGACGACGCGCGACCGGACGATGCGGGAGCTGGACATGCTCTATCCGGGCTATGGGCTCGCCGAGCACAAGGGCTATCCCACGGCCTCGCACGTCCAGGCCATCCGCGAGCGGGGCGTGCTGCCCATCCACCGCCGCAGCTTCGCGCCCGTGCGGGAGGCCCTCGGCCTGCCCGTGCCTCCTTCCCCTCAAGGCGAACTCTTCCCAGGACCCGATCCCATATGA
- a CDS encoding carboxypeptidase-like regulatory domain-containing protein, with product MWMVLGLAYLSACDGGLRVPNIEVDPCTGNPVTLRVEVVDAQGGPVGGAVVTATNTETGHSITSTTTERGVTTAVHEDIGPGRVVLTALAGTRPSDSAEVKWTCDECHCYPEPGSVQLHLRP from the coding sequence ATGTGGATGGTTCTGGGCCTCGCGTACCTCTCCGCCTGCGACGGGGGGCTGCGGGTACCCAACATCGAAGTGGACCCCTGTACGGGCAACCCCGTCACCCTGCGCGTGGAGGTGGTGGACGCACAGGGCGGCCCGGTGGGCGGCGCCGTCGTCACGGCCACCAACACGGAGACGGGTCACTCCATCACCAGCACCACCACCGAGCGGGGCGTCACCACGGCGGTGCACGAGGACATCGGTCCGGGCCGGGTCGTGCTGACGGCCCTCGCCGGCACCCGGCCCAGCGACTCGGCCGAGGTGAAGTGGACGTGCGATGAGTGCCACTGCTACCCCGAGCCCGGCTCGGTCCAGTTGCACCTGCGCCCCTGA
- a CDS encoding tetratricopeptide repeat protein yields the protein MSPLSPPPARCKRHPTATAGWRCVGCADFLCPECVEARRISTVDLIACRACGQQAETLLVHRSRQQPLAERMRTAVRYLLNRHALAMLLAIGTILTLLAFLTRASFILARLAPAVLLFGVFWGCFFAILRASARGETDIPLPEYNDLISDWLQPSLRGLVATSAVWLPFGVYLVCFSGWDAHAYISRLSDDPMFYATGTFHALPWEQLREDPIVWVLGLAGLVYLPMGLIQGAIGAPFLEMINPVRGVRAMLRLGRDYTTTLGVLFVLGLAGLVTYALGASLRALDLGLLTRWLAELVELPVPLLMAHVLGLLLHTRGDALGYGASSEYLTPVLPGAAPSTTLRVEGLGLPEAETAPPPELRIQELTQAVSARDIPRALALYAEIHFLPRAALPPAVHLFVGQAAASQQQHALAVRALEAAADSAPEDPLAPRALVLLARVLGERMQEPGRAQEVYRYIVERYPDTDASRFARVRLPPTS from the coding sequence TTGAGCCCGTTGTCTCCGCCGCCCGCCCGCTGCAAGCGCCACCCCACCGCCACCGCCGGTTGGCGCTGCGTGGGGTGTGCCGACTTCCTCTGCCCGGAGTGCGTCGAGGCCCGGCGCATCTCCACCGTGGACCTGATCGCCTGCCGCGCCTGCGGACAACAGGCGGAGACACTGCTCGTCCACCGCTCGCGGCAACAACCGCTCGCGGAGCGGATGCGCACCGCGGTGCGCTACCTGCTCAACCGCCACGCCCTGGCCATGCTCCTGGCCATCGGGACGATCCTCACGCTGCTGGCCTTCCTCACCCGGGCGTCATTCATCCTCGCGCGGCTGGCTCCGGCGGTGCTGCTGTTCGGCGTCTTCTGGGGCTGCTTCTTCGCCATCCTCCGGGCGAGCGCCCGGGGCGAGACCGACATCCCCCTGCCCGAATACAACGATCTCATCTCCGACTGGCTCCAGCCCTCGCTGCGCGGCCTCGTCGCCACCAGCGCCGTGTGGCTCCCCTTCGGCGTCTACCTCGTCTGCTTCAGCGGCTGGGACGCGCACGCGTACATCTCGCGCCTGTCCGACGATCCCATGTTCTACGCGACGGGCACCTTCCACGCCCTGCCCTGGGAACAACTGCGCGAGGACCCCATCGTGTGGGTGCTGGGACTGGCCGGCCTCGTCTACCTGCCCATGGGCCTCATCCAGGGAGCCATCGGCGCCCCCTTCCTGGAGATGATCAACCCCGTGCGCGGCGTGCGCGCCATGCTGCGCCTCGGGCGCGACTACACCACCACGCTGGGCGTCCTGTTCGTCCTGGGGCTCGCGGGGCTGGTGACGTACGCCCTCGGCGCGAGCCTGCGCGCCCTGGACCTGGGGCTGCTGACACGCTGGCTCGCCGAGCTCGTCGAGCTGCCCGTGCCCCTGTTGATGGCGCACGTGCTCGGGCTGCTGCTCCACACCCGGGGGGATGCCCTCGGGTACGGGGCGTCGTCCGAGTATCTCACTCCCGTGCTGCCCGGCGCGGCCCCGAGCACCACCCTGCGCGTGGAGGGCCTGGGCCTGCCCGAGGCGGAGACCGCCCCGCCCCCCGAGCTGCGCATCCAGGAGCTGACCCAGGCCGTCAGCGCCCGTGACATCCCCCGCGCCCTCGCGCTCTACGCCGAGATCCACTTCCTGCCCCGCGCCGCCCTCCCCCCCGCGGTGCACCTCTTCGTCGGACAAGCGGCGGCGAGCCAACAGCAGCATGCCCTCGCGGTGCGCGCGCTGGAGGCCGCCGCGGACTCCGCCCCGGAGGATCCACTCGCCCCCCGCGCCCTGGTGCTCCTGGCGCGCGTGCTCGGCGAGCGCATGCAGGAGCCGGGGCGGGCCCAGGAGGTCTACCGCTACATCGTCGAGCGCTACCCGGACACGGACGCCTCGCGCTTCGCCCGGGTCCGACTTCCGCCCACCTCCTGA
- a CDS encoding carboxypeptidase regulatory-like domain-containing protein, whose product MSTTSGQALAGATVSATPQQATGEPSLARADGQGRWALCQLPGGSYALSATAPGYRPAQRLLAVSPLGPPQTVDFQLQSGGVELRGTVLDVGGGPIAGARVVAVEQVPAPEFGRTGPRPASWTDANGQYQLWLDAGVYGLTASHPDYTDGAATVRMENVPRKQDFLLTPAASIQGRVLTREGGHPVAGARVSWSLGDSPKGSFSLDAELPPAVLTDDSGNFVIRQLPSGRVRLRATSPGFLSEPVPVDLGIAAQARDIVLLVDRALSISGQVVQKGSGTPVAGAHVSALHTETQESARESTPSDEQGAFQLLVPGAGRYRLITTGGNFVPRLLSPMVTVKDTSVTDVRVEVDTGATVRGRVEPAAEAWITIEPRRESQGSMLTAMTVFNLRTRSTREGAFELSGVPPGAFTLVATTLEGGRGSAQVDVGSGDPEHTLIQVSPGGRIEGRVVDEQGRAVPNVSIRAVAEPRGQGFEGRLPAGISGGMSEEDGHFRLTGLAAASYRLEAEDSTGALEVRAPTGGSRILLAAGQHLTGQTVVVESRGCGVLGRIQASTGGAQPDAWVSVKPAAAAGRSTQDPARVALSGPDGSFQMEHLRCGAYEIAGFAPETGEQGLVRSELRQGRQERLEVRLVPGLKLRGSVRRAGSPVRQFVLTAQGPSQYQFQGKDGSGEFSIPGVVPGRYSIGVTSDEGSALRTVEVGIGSTPVELELVPWGSVSGTVLDAATHQPLQGYDVLVKSESGVSTFDNVLALISREGPRTDAQGRFLVQRLPSGPNRLLVISGSAERFQILASRTFSLQPGEQVQLGVLEASQTTTPTPPVGSKP is encoded by the coding sequence GTGAGCACGACATCCGGCCAGGCGCTCGCGGGCGCCACGGTCAGCGCCACTCCCCAACAGGCCACTGGAGAGCCCTCGCTGGCGCGGGCGGATGGGCAGGGCCGCTGGGCACTGTGTCAACTGCCCGGGGGGAGCTATGCCCTGTCGGCCACCGCCCCTGGCTACCGGCCGGCGCAGCGGCTCCTGGCTGTATCGCCACTCGGTCCTCCCCAGACGGTGGACTTCCAGCTGCAGTCAGGCGGAGTCGAGCTCCGGGGCACGGTGTTGGATGTCGGCGGAGGGCCCATCGCCGGCGCGCGGGTCGTCGCCGTCGAGCAGGTTCCCGCGCCCGAGTTCGGCCGCACGGGCCCCCGGCCCGCTTCATGGACGGACGCGAACGGGCAATACCAGCTCTGGCTCGACGCGGGCGTCTATGGCCTCACCGCATCCCATCCGGACTACACGGACGGAGCCGCGACGGTCCGGATGGAGAACGTCCCCCGCAAACAAGACTTCCTGCTCACGCCCGCGGCGTCCATCCAGGGCCGGGTCCTCACCCGCGAGGGAGGTCATCCCGTCGCCGGGGCACGGGTGAGCTGGTCGCTGGGCGATAGCCCCAAGGGCAGCTTCTCCCTGGATGCGGAGCTCCCCCCGGCGGTCCTCACCGACGACTCCGGCAACTTCGTCATCCGGCAACTTCCATCGGGAAGGGTGCGCTTGCGCGCCACCAGCCCCGGCTTCCTGTCCGAGCCGGTCCCGGTCGACCTGGGCATCGCCGCGCAGGCGCGGGACATCGTGCTGCTCGTCGACCGCGCCCTGAGCATCTCCGGACAGGTGGTCCAGAAAGGCAGTGGCACGCCCGTGGCTGGTGCCCACGTGTCCGCCCTGCACACGGAGACCCAGGAGTCGGCCCGGGAGTCCACTCCCTCGGACGAGCAGGGAGCGTTCCAGCTCCTGGTTCCAGGGGCCGGGCGCTACCGGCTCATCACCACGGGCGGAAACTTCGTGCCACGGCTTCTCAGCCCCATGGTCACGGTCAAGGACACCTCCGTCACGGACGTGCGCGTCGAGGTGGACACCGGCGCCACGGTGCGCGGGCGCGTGGAGCCGGCGGCGGAGGCGTGGATCACCATCGAGCCACGCCGCGAGAGTCAGGGCTCCATGCTGACGGCGATGACCGTCTTCAACCTGCGGACCCGCTCCACGCGGGAAGGCGCATTCGAGCTGAGCGGCGTTCCTCCTGGCGCGTTCACCCTGGTGGCCACCACCCTCGAGGGAGGACGAGGCAGCGCCCAGGTGGACGTCGGAAGTGGAGACCCCGAGCACACCCTCATCCAGGTCTCGCCAGGAGGACGTATCGAGGGCCGGGTGGTGGACGAGCAGGGGCGCGCGGTCCCCAACGTGTCGATCCGCGCCGTCGCGGAGCCCCGTGGCCAGGGTTTCGAAGGCCGGCTCCCCGCGGGCATTTCTGGAGGCATGTCGGAGGAGGACGGCCACTTCAGGTTGACGGGCCTGGCGGCGGCCTCCTACCGCCTCGAGGCGGAGGACTCCACGGGAGCCCTGGAAGTGCGCGCGCCCACCGGGGGAAGCCGCATCCTCCTGGCCGCCGGGCAACACCTCACCGGGCAGACCGTCGTCGTCGAGAGCCGCGGCTGCGGGGTGCTCGGAAGGATTCAGGCATCCACCGGAGGCGCCCAACCGGACGCATGGGTCAGCGTGAAGCCAGCGGCTGCCGCCGGGCGCTCCACGCAAGACCCGGCGCGTGTGGCGCTCAGCGGCCCCGACGGCTCCTTCCAGATGGAGCATCTGCGCTGCGGTGCTTACGAGATCGCGGGCTTCGCGCCCGAGACAGGAGAACAGGGGCTCGTGCGGAGCGAACTGCGGCAGGGCCGCCAGGAGCGGCTCGAGGTCCGGCTCGTTCCGGGCCTGAAGCTGCGCGGGAGCGTCCGGCGTGCGGGGAGTCCCGTGCGCCAGTTCGTCCTCACCGCCCAGGGGCCCTCGCAATACCAGTTCCAGGGGAAAGACGGGTCCGGTGAGTTCAGCATCCCCGGGGTCGTGCCTGGCCGGTACTCGATTGGAGTGACCTCGGACGAGGGGAGCGCGCTGCGCACCGTGGAGGTGGGGATCGGCTCCACGCCGGTGGAACTCGAGCTGGTGCCCTGGGGCTCCGTCTCGGGCACGGTGCTCGATGCGGCGACGCATCAGCCACTCCAGGGCTATGACGTCCTCGTCAAATCCGAGTCCGGGGTGAGTACCTTCGACAACGTGCTCGCGTTGATCAGCCGCGAGGGTCCGCGCACCGACGCCCAGGGGCGCTTCCTCGTGCAACGGCTCCCCTCCGGGCCCAACCGGCTCCTCGTCATCAGCGGTTCGGCCGAGCGCTTCCAGATACTCGCCAGTCGCACCTTCTCCCTGCAACCAGGCGAGCAAGTCCAACTGGGCGTGTTGGAGGCATCCCAGACAACGACTCCCACGCCCCCCGTGGGAAGCAAACCTTGA